DNA from Armatimonadota bacterium:
ACGATCACCGTCTCTTCAAGAATGCCTTTGGCTTCGATGCGATCCAGCAGGTATCCGACCCACTTGTCCACCAGGGTGACTTCGGCGGCGTAGGCAGTCTTTACATTGCGCACCTGCTGCTGTGTCATGTGTTCGGTGGACAGCGGCGGGATACACCCGTCCATGCCCGCGTATTGCGGGTCATACAGCCGCGCGAAATCAAGGGGCGGGTCCCACGGCTCGTGGGGGTCGAAGCAGTCCACGTACATGAAGAAGGGGTTATCCAGGCTGTAGTCGTCCACATACTTTGCGGCCTGGAGCATCACCTTGGCCACGGAGGTGTCGGCGTCTGTTTGCCAGTCTTTGCGGTTATTCAAATGCTGGACGATCCAGGGGCGGTCGCGCATCGGCCCCTCGCCGTATCTGCACTGGTCCAACAGTGCACGGACTCGATTTGGGTCAGTGAGGGCATACGGGTCTCCCTCCTGGCCGCGGATCCAGAACCAGTTGTCATAGCCACGGTGGAAGTTCTTCCCGGGCTTCATCATGTGATACACGTCGGTGACGAAGCACGAGTAGTAATCGTATTGCCGCAGGTGTTCGGACAGGGTGACGTCCTCGTCGAACAGAGGGTGCCAACCGGGGAGCTGCACCATGTCGCTGGCCTGGGCGCGGTAGGTGAAGGGGAAGATCGGGCGTCCGGTCTTGATCACCCGGCGGACAGGGATTGTCGGCAGACCTTCGGCGTAGGCGTCCGTGAACACTGCGCTTTGTGAGGCGAGACGATCGAGGTTCGGCGTCTTGATCCATTCGTTACCGT
Protein-coding regions in this window:
- a CDS encoding sulfatase encodes the protein MNLVIIVSDTFRWDYLGAYGNEWIKTPNLDRLASQSAVFTDAYAEGLPTIPVRRVIKTGRPIFPFTYRAQASDMVQLPGWHPLFDEDVTLSEHLRQYDYYSCFVTDVYHMMKPGKNFHRGYDNWFWIRGQEGDPYALTDPNRVRALLDQCRYGEGPMRDRPWIVQHLNNRKDWQTDADTSVAKVMLQAAKYVDDYSLDNPFFMYVDCFDPHEPWDPPLDFARLYDPQYAGMDGCIPPLSTEHMTQQQVRNVKTAYAAEVTLVDKWVGYLLDRIEAKGILEETVIVFTSDHGCMMGEQGEIHKGVNRLRNQCTRLPLLIRHPKGEAAGQRVAGFCQHQDIMPTCLKIMGLDVPERCLGRDIWPQTKGEGDAPDYVVSAFGSHACIRTAKWNYVQPWTETPQNAGARFELYDLENDPQELTNVLADNREVAAELKQRLEEHIKRMAPLTTGSFQSCATTDEAQSFAALPTLE